The bacterium nucleotide sequence CAGGTCCCCGATGTGCTGGGAGAGGTAGGCGGCGTCCCCCTTGACGAAGCAGAAGGTGCTTTTCAGCTCGCCGCCCAGTCCCACGACGTCGGGGAAGGAGCGGGGCAGGGTCACGGGGGCCGGGACGAATCCGCGCGCGCGGCGGATCGGGTAGATTCCCCGGCCGACGCGGCGCACCACGGAGTCGTCGGTCCGTTGCACCACCTCGCGGTCGTGAAGGAGGAAGAGGTCGGCGATCCCGCGCAGGCGCGAGAGCGCTTCGTCGTTCCCGATCGCGATCGGTTCGTCGGTCGCGTTGCCGCTGGTCATCACCAGCGGACGGCCCGTCCGGTCGAGGAGCATCCGGTGCATCGGCGTGTACGGGAGGAAGATCCCCGCCGTCGGCAGCCCCGCCGACACCGAAGGCGCAAGCGGAGACCGGGGGCGCGCCGGGAGGAGGAGGACCGGCGCGGCCGGGGAACGGAGGATCTCCTCGTCCGCCGCCTCGACGCGCGCGGCGGAGCGCGCGGAGCGCAGGTCCGGGAACATCACGGCGAACGGTTTCTCCTCCCGCCGCTTCCGCTTCCGCAGCAAACGCACGGCGTCGTCGTTCGTCGCGTCGACGGCGAGCTGGAACCCGCCGAGTCCGCGCACCGCCACGATCGACCCGCCGAGAATCGCGGCGGCCGCGATGCCGATCGGGTCATCGCTTTCCATCGGTGCGCCGTCCGCGCCGCGCACGGACAACCGCGGACCGCAGGCGGGGCAGGCGTTCGGCTCGGCGTGGAACCGGCGGTCGAGCGGATCCCCGTACTCTTTCCGGCATGCGGCGCACATCGGGAAGGCGGCCATCGACGTACGCTCCCGGTCGTAGGGGAGGGAGGCGACGATGGTGAATCGCGGGCCGCAATTCGTGCAGTTCGTGAACGGGTACCGGTGGCGGCGGTCCGCGGGATCCGCCAGCTCCCGCAGGCAGGCCGGGCAGGTCGCGATGTCCGGGGGGATCGTGGAGAGGGCGATCCCGTCGCGGCGGCTCGCCCGGATCGTGAATCCCCGGACGCCGGCGGGCGCGGCCTTGCGCACGGAGAGACGCGTCACTTTCGCCGCGGGGGGGATCCCGGGGCCGAAGAGGCCGCGGAACCGCGAGAGGTCCGCCGCGTCCCCTTCTACATGAAGGACGACGCTCCCCGGGGTGTTCTCGACCCACCCGGTGAGCCCGCACCGCGTGGCCAGCCGGTGGACGAACGGCCGGAATCCCACTCCCTGCACCACGCCGCGGACGGTGATCTCGATTGCCGCGCCGCCCACGCGGTTCGGCGTCACGCGCGCGGGGAGGCCGCGAACGCCGCGATCTCGGACCGCACCTTTTCGACGATCTCCCCGAACCGCGCCGCGATCGTCTCCGAAAGGTCGAGGCTGTACGTTTCCATGTCGGCGGGGACCACGCCGAGGAGGATCATCTCCGGCAGGGTCTCCCGCAGCCGCATCATCCCGAGCGTGTCCGACAGGTTCAGGTCATGGAGGGACCAGGCAGGCCCGCCGCTGCCGGCCAGGTCGCCGGGCGTCATCCGGACGACCGTCCCCGGCGGGAAGGGGGCGTCCACGGCATCGACCAGGACGACGCGTTCCTCCCCCTCGACCAGGTGGAGGAGAGTGGCGCCCGCGACCCCGCCGTCCACGAACTCCACTCCCGGCATCCCTCCCCGGCGGGAAAGCTCCCGCACGACGTGGACCCCGATCCCCTCGTCGCAAAGCAAGATGTTCCCGACGCCGATGACCCGCATGGACATCGGTCCAGTCTATCAGAAGGGAGGCGCGTAACCGGTGTGGTATCCTGACCCGCATGGGGCCGGACGGCAGCGTGCGCATCGAGGTGGAGCGGGCGATCCTGCAATCCGCGGACGAGGCGGCGGCGGCGATCCGCGAACTCCTGTCCGGGCGGAAGATCTTCGCGCTCAACCTCCTCTCCTCGCCGGGTTCCGGGAAAACCACGCTGATCGAGGCGCTCCTTGCCCGCTTCGACGGGAAGGGAGGCGTGGCCGTCGTCGAGGGGGACATCGAGACCGAGATCGACGCGGAGCGGATCCGGAAGCACGGAGTCCAGGTCCGGCAGATCAACACGCATTCCGCCTGCCACATCCAGCCGACCCGGCTCCTCTCCGTCCTCCGGGAGATGGACCTGTCGGAGACCCGGCTCCTTCTCGTGGAGAACGTGGGGAACCTCGTCTGCCCCGCGGAGGTTTCGCTGGGAGAGGACGCACGGGTCGTCCTGCTGAGCGTGACGGAGGGGGACGAGAAGCCGCTCAAGTACCCGCTCGTTTTCAAGACATCCGACCTGCTCGTGATCACGAAGACGGACCTGCTACCGTACGTGACGTTCGACGTCGAGCGCGTCCGCCGTGCCGCCCGCGCCGCCAATCCCGCCGTGCAGATCTTCGAGGTTTCCGCGACCACCGGCGCGGGGATGTCCCTCCTCCTCGACCGGATCGAGGCGCTGCGGGCGGCCAAGAACGGTTGACGCGTTGCACGAACTGGGAGTCGCCAGCGAGATCCTCGACATCGCGCTTTCCGAGGCGGGCCGGCACGCGGCGAAGAAGGTGACGTCGATCCGGCTGCGCGTGGGCGTCCTGCGCGCCATCGAGCCGGAGAATCTCTCCTTCCTCTTCGGGCACCTCGCCCGGGGAACGCCCGCGGAAGGCGCACTTCTCGAAATCGTGGAGGAACCGGTCCGTGTCGAATGCGAGGGCTGCGGGGCATCCGAGGCCCGCTCCTTCACGATCGAATGCCCCCGCTGCAAGGGACCGGGCGTTACGGTGACCGGCGGCGACTCCCTGTCGATCCTCTCCCTCGAAATCGACGCCTGAATCCGGGCGCTCCGTTTCATCAAACGCGGAACGGTGCAGGCATGGTAATGCCATCCCGCACCGTTGCGCTTCCAAAAATATAGTAAATATTACGATTTAGCTGCCCGGCTCCGTTGCCCACTCCCCATTCGAAAGAAATAAAACGACGTGTTCTATATTGGTAACGCCCGTCTCAATGCATCGATATGCGTTTATGAATTGTTGATTATAAAGAAGAATTCCCTTGACAGTAATAGAACTGGTTTTTAGATTATAAGAAACACCAAGCTACCCGTGCAGGAGGCGCAGATGCTCACGAAGCGGGGGTACGGTCTCAGTCGGCGCGATTTCATCCGGCTCGCGGGGGGTACCGTCGCGGCCCTCGGGCTCTCGGGGACGTTGACTCCGAAGCTGGCCCGGGCGATCGAGAAGGCGGCGGCGGGGAGGCCCAAGGTCGTCTGGCTCCACTTCGCCAGCGACACCGGATGCACCGAGTCGTTCATCAAGTCGGATCACCCGAGCGCGGGGGAACTGGTCCTCGACATCCTGAGCGTCGACTACCACGAGTCGATCATGGCCGCCGCGGGGAAGCAGGCCGACGAGGTGCTGGCCAAGGCCGTTGCAGGGAAGGATTACATCTGCGTCGTCGAGGGCGGAATCCCCACGGTCCCCGGCCACGGGATGATCGGCGGGCGCGAGATGCTGGCCATCGCGAAGGAGGTGTGCGGCAACGCGAAGGCGGTGGTCGCCATCGGTTCCTGCGCGGTCGACGGCGGCGTTCCGGCCGCGAAGCCCAACCCGAGCAGGATCCTGGGCGTCGGCGAAGCCCTCGGGATGAAGGTGGTGAACCTTCCCTGCTGCCCGGTCAACCCGGAGTGGCTGATCGGTACGGTCGTGTACGTCCTGACGATGGGGAAGCTCCCCGAGCTCGACAAGAAGGGACGCCCGCTGATGTTCTACGGGAGGAAGATCCACGACAACTGCCCGCGGCGGACCCACTTCGACGGCGGACGGTTCGTCGAGCAGTTCGGCTCGAAGGAGGAAGCCCAGGGATATTGCCTCTACAAGATGGGGTGCAAGGGGCCGGAGGCGTGGTCGGAGTGCCCGAAGACCCGCTGGAACTCCAAGGAGTCGTGGTGCATCGAGATCGGCTCCCCATGCCTCGGGTGCTCCGAGAACCGGTGGACCGACAACTTCGCCCCCTTCTACGGGAAGCTCGCCAACGTTTCCCTGCCGTTCGGCGACGTGACGGCGGACAAGATCGGCGTCGGCATCGCCATCGCCACCGGCGCCGCCATCGTGGGGCACGCGGTGGTGAAGGCGTCCCGCGGGAAGAGCGCCGACGATTCGAAGAAGTAGCGAACCGGGAACGAAGGGAACGGACGAAAGGGAGAGCCCATGGCCAAGCGAGTGGTGATCGACCCGATTCCCCGCATCGAAGGGCACCTGCGCATCGAGGTGGAGGTGGAGAACGGCAAGGTGAAGGACGCCTGGAGCTCGGGGACGCTGTTCCGCGGCTTCGAGATCATCCTGCAGGGGAGGGACCCGCGCGACGCCTGGTTCATCACCCAGCGGATCTGCGGCGTCTGCCCCGTCTCCCACGGGCACACGAGCACCATGGGCCTGGAGGATGCGTTCAAGGTGACGCCCCCCGACAACGCGCGCATCATACGGAACCTGATCGAGGGGGCGCAGTTCGTCCATTCCCACATCCTCTGGTTCTACCACCTGAACGCCCTCGACTACGTCGACGTCGTCTCCGCCCTCCAGGCGAAGCCGAAGGAGAAGTCGCTCCAGGAAGTGCAGGCGAGGGTGAAGAAGTTCGTGGAGAGCGGGCAGCTCGGTCCGTTCGCCAACGGCTACTGGGGGCACCCTGGATACAAGCTGCCTCCGGACCTCAACCTCCTCGCGGTGGCCCATTACCTCGAGGCGCTCGAGATGCAGAAGGAGGCGTCGGCGGTCGTCGCCCAGCTCGGCGGGAAGATGCCGATGCACATGAGCACGCCCCCCGGCGGCACGACCTTCGTCCCCACCGTCGAGGTGATGGACAACGTCATCTGGCGGCTGAAGAGACTCCAGCAGTGGGTGGACACGGTCTTCCTGCCCGACGTCCTCGCGATCGCGCCGTACTACATCCAGTACGCGGGGATCGGGAAGGGCGTGGGGAACTACCTCTCGTGGGGCGTCTTCGACGACCCGTCGTTCGATCCGAAGAAGCGGCTTCTTCCGCGCGGGGCGATCTTCGACGGCAAGCTCGCCGTTTCCGACGTCGACGGGAAGATGGTGACGGAGTACGTCGACCACTCCTGGTTCACCGCCGAGTGCGGGAACAAGATGCCGATGGAGGGGAGGACGGAGCCGAAGTTCACGAAGATGGGGGACACGAAGTACACGTGGCTCAAGGCCCCGAGGATCAAGGACCACCCGATGGAGGTGGGCGCCCTGTCGCGGGTGCTGGTCGCCTACGTGTCGGGGAACGCCAAGGTCAAGTCGATGGTGGACGGGACGCTGGCCGCCCTGGGACAGGCGGGCCACCCCGAGGTTCTCCTGTCGGTGCTGGGACGGATCGCCGCGCGGGCGCTCGAGACGAAGCTGGTGATCGACGGGATGCTGGACTGGACCGGGGAGCTCCTCGCGAACCTCAAGGCGGGGAAGACGCAGACGTACGCGCTGAACGACGTCCCCGAGAAAGGGCAGGGGATCGGGTTGTGGGAGGCTCCTCGCGGCGCGCTCGCCCACTACAACGTGATCGAGGGGAAGAAGCTGAAGAATTACCAGTGCGTGGTGCCCACCACCTGGAACGCCTCGCCGCGCGACCACAAGGGGGTGCGGGGGCCGATCGAGGAGGCGCTGGTGGGAACGCCGGTTGCCGACCCCGACAAGCCGCTGGAGGTGCTGCGCGTGGTCCACTCCTTCGACCCGTGCATCGCCTGCGCGGTGCACATCATCCACCCGGTCACCAACGAAGTGAAGGCGTTCCGGGTCGTCTGACCGGAGGGGGGGCGACATGGCGGAGGAGAGGTACTACAAGCACGACGGCGTGGAGCGGTTCACCCACTGGGCCCACATGGCGGACACGATCGTGCTGATCCTGTCCGGCCTGCAGATCCACTACCCGGGATTCGCCGTCTTCGGCACGATGCAGACGGCGCGCTTCCTCCACCTCGCGTCCGGCTATTTCTTCTTCTTCCTGGGCGTCCTCCACATCTATTTCTTCTTCGCCCTCGGGAAGCGGAAGATCGCCATGCCGCACCTCGAGGACCTTTCCGGGATCGGACCGGTCCTGAAATATTACCTCGTCATCGACGGGAAGAAGCCGGACTACGCCAAGTACAACGCCCTGCAGAAGATCTCGTACGCCGCGCTGTTCGTCGTCTCCTTCCTGCAGTCGGTCCTCGGGTTCGCCCTCTACTGGCCCGTGCAGATGGCCGCGGTGTTCGCGCTCTTCGGGGACGCGGTCCACGTGCGGATCTGGCATACCACGGTGATGTGGGTCTTCCTCTCCTTCACGGCGGTGCACGTCTACCTCGTCCTCACGGAGGACGCGCGGCTCGTGAAGGCGATGGTGGACGGCTTCTACTACCGGAAGACCGCGGACGGCGGGTAGGAAGGGAGAGGCCGCGGGACTCGCGGGCTTCGGCGGGGGTATCGTCCCGCGGAGGCCCGTTCCCCTTGATGCGGTCGGTCGGGGTTACGCCTCCGCCCCCGGCATCAGTCCCGCAAGCGCTTCGCGCAACTTGAAGAGGGTGTATGGCTTCTGCAGCACCCCGGCAAGGCCCTTCCCCGCGAAGCGCGACACCACGTCCTCGTGGCTGTACCCGCTGGCAAGGACCACGCGAACTTCCGGGTTCAGCCGCCGCAGCTCGCTGAACGCCTCGCCCCCGTCCAGGTGCGGCATCGTCAGATCCATCAGCACCAGGCCGATCTCCTTGCCGCGTTCCCGGTAGAGTTCCACCGCCTGCATGCCGTTCGCCGCGGTCAGCACCGTGAAGCCAAGGTGCTCCAGCATCCGTGCTCCGAGGGCGACCAGGCTCTCCTCGTCGTCCACCAGCAGGATCGTTCCCTTTCCCCGCCAGTCGGCCAGGGGGGAGGAGTCCTGGGCCAGCGCCTTGTTCCCCGCCACGTCCAGCCCCGGAAAGAGGATCTTGAACGTCGTCCCTTTCCCGGGCTCGCTGTAGACTTTCAGCGCTCCCTTGTGCGCGCGGACGATCCCCTGCACCGCGGCCAATCCCAACCCGCGTCCCGTGAACTTGGTGGAGAAGAACGGCTCGAAGATCCGCGATCGCGTCCCGGCGTCCATGCCGCTGCCGGTGTCCGCCACCTCCAGGTGCACGTACAGTCCCGGGGCGAGATCCTCCCGCAGCGCCGTCTTTTTCAGGTACTCCTGGTCGCATCGCGTTGCGCCCACCGACACCGTGATCACCCCGCTCTGGTCGCCGATCGCTTCCGACGCGTTGATGATCAGGTTCATCACGATCTGGCGGATCTGGCTCGGGTCCGCCTCGATCAAGGGAAGACCCTGCTCCAGGTTCAGGTTCAGGATCACCTTCTTCGAGATCGCCGTCTTGAGCAGGTGCGACATCTCCTCGACCAGTTCCCTCAACTTCACCCGCTCCACCATGAATGCCGCCTTGCCGGCGTATGCCAGCATCTGCCGGCACAGGTCGGCGGCGCGCCGCGCCGCGGTCGTGATTTCGGTGAGGCTTCCGCGGGCGGCGGACATCGGGGAGATCTCTTCGAGAGCGAGTTCGGCGTGCCCGAGGATCGCCATCAGGATGTTGTTGAAGTCGTGCGCGATCCCGCCGGCCAGAACGCCCAGGCCCTCCATCTTCTGCGCCTGCTGCACCTGCCTCTCCAGGTTCAGCTTCTCCTCTTCCGCACGCTTCTGCTCGGTGATGTCGATGGTGTAACCCGCCAGCAAGGTTTTCTCGCCGAGGACCACCGGGAACTTGATCGAGATATAGCTGCGGCCATTCAACTCCTCGTTCAGCTTCAGCACCTTGCCATCGGCAACTACGGCCAGGTCGTCCGCGGTGATCTTTGCGGCGAATTCGGCCGGAAACAACTCCGCCATGGTCTTGCCCGTCATATCCCGAGCCGGGATGCCGATCATCTCCTGAAAATTATCGCTGGCATACCGTACGCGGCTCTCGGTGGCCGTCACTTCCTTGATGAAAGTGTAGATGGGGGAGTGACGTATGTACTGCGTGAACAATTCCCGGGTTTCACGCAGTTCCATCTCCACCCGCTTCCGCTCGGTGATGTCCCGTAGAAAAACCACGAACAGGCCGCCTTCGATGGGGCGGTACTGGACGCTGACTTCGACGTCAAAAATTCCGCCGTCCTTCCGGCGGTGCCGGGATTCAAAACGGTCCTCGCCCTGTGCCATGACCTTCCGGAGATGGTCGACCGTTTCATCCGCCGTTTCGCAGACTTCCAGGTCGGAAATGCGCATGCCCAACAGTTCCTGCGTGCTGTAGCCGCTCATCCGGCAATACGCATCGTTGACTTCCAGCAGGCGCCCCTGCATATCCGTCTTCCAGATCCCATCCATGGCGGTCCGGAGGATGGCACGGTGTCGGTCATCGCTTTCCTGTATCTTCTTCCGTGATTCGATCTCCTTGAGATTCTTCAGTCCGATTCCGGAAATGACCTCGATCAATCCCTTGATGAAAAA carries:
- a CDS encoding PocR ligand-binding domain-containing protein; its protein translation is MTLKIQDFIDIQQFQLLQDRLNEIYSFPSSIIDCDGQILTATAWQDVCTKFHRQNSESRKECVKSDQYIASHLHEANPAVSYRCPHGLIDNATPIIIDGTHYGTFFTGQFFLEPPDLDFFRAQAKRYGFDEEAYIEAVKKVPIWNEEKLNSYLFFIKGLIEVISGIGLKNLKEIESRKKIQESDDRHRAILRTAMDGIWKTDMQGRLLEVNDAYCRMSGYSTQELLGMRISDLEVCETADETVDHLRKVMAQGEDRFESRHRRKDGGIFDVEVSVQYRPIEGGLFVVFLRDITERKRVEMELRETRELFTQYIRHSPIYTFIKEVTATESRVRYASDNFQEMIGIPARDMTGKTMAELFPAEFAAKITADDLAVVADGKVLKLNEELNGRSYISIKFPVVLGEKTLLAGYTIDITEQKRAEEEKLNLERQVQQAQKMEGLGVLAGGIAHDFNNILMAILGHAELALEEISPMSAARGSLTEITTAARRAADLCRQMLAYAGKAAFMVERVKLRELVEEMSHLLKTAISKKVILNLNLEQGLPLIEADPSQIRQIVMNLIINASEAIGDQSGVITVSVGATRCDQEYLKKTALREDLAPGLYVHLEVADTGSGMDAGTRSRIFEPFFSTKFTGRGLGLAAVQGIVRAHKGALKVYSEPGKGTTFKILFPGLDVAGNKALAQDSSPLADWRGKGTILLVDDEESLVALGARMLEHLGFTVLTAANGMQAVELYRERGKEIGLVLMDLTMPHLDGGEAFSELRRLNPEVRVVLASGYSHEDVVSRFAGKGLAGVLQKPYTLFKLREALAGLMPGAEA
- the hypA gene encoding hydrogenase maturation nickel metallochaperone HypA, giving the protein MHELGVASEILDIALSEAGRHAAKKVTSIRLRVGVLRAIEPENLSFLFGHLARGTPAEGALLEIVEEPVRVECEGCGASEARSFTIECPRCKGPGVTVTGGDSLSILSLEIDA
- a CDS encoding HyaD/HybD family hydrogenase maturation endopeptidase — its product is MSMRVIGVGNILLCDEGIGVHVVRELSRRGGMPGVEFVDGGVAGATLLHLVEGEERVVLVDAVDAPFPPGTVVRMTPGDLAGSGGPAWSLHDLNLSDTLGMMRLRETLPEMILLGVVPADMETYSLDLSETIAARFGEIVEKVRSEIAAFAASPRA
- a CDS encoding nickel-dependent hydrogenase large subunit, which produces MAKRVVIDPIPRIEGHLRIEVEVENGKVKDAWSSGTLFRGFEIILQGRDPRDAWFITQRICGVCPVSHGHTSTMGLEDAFKVTPPDNARIIRNLIEGAQFVHSHILWFYHLNALDYVDVVSALQAKPKEKSLQEVQARVKKFVESGQLGPFANGYWGHPGYKLPPDLNLLAVAHYLEALEMQKEASAVVAQLGGKMPMHMSTPPGGTTFVPTVEVMDNVIWRLKRLQQWVDTVFLPDVLAIAPYYIQYAGIGKGVGNYLSWGVFDDPSFDPKKRLLPRGAIFDGKLAVSDVDGKMVTEYVDHSWFTAECGNKMPMEGRTEPKFTKMGDTKYTWLKAPRIKDHPMEVGALSRVLVAYVSGNAKVKSMVDGTLAALGQAGHPEVLLSVLGRIAARALETKLVIDGMLDWTGELLANLKAGKTQTYALNDVPEKGQGIGLWEAPRGALAHYNVIEGKKLKNYQCVVPTTWNASPRDHKGVRGPIEEALVGTPVADPDKPLEVLRVVHSFDPCIACAVHIIHPVTNEVKAFRVV
- the hypF gene encoding carbamoyltransferase HypF, with the protein product MGGAAIEITVRGVVQGVGFRPFVHRLATRCGLTGWVENTPGSVVLHVEGDAADLSRFRGLFGPGIPPAAKVTRLSVRKAAPAGVRGFTIRASRRDGIALSTIPPDIATCPACLRELADPADRRHRYPFTNCTNCGPRFTIVASLPYDRERTSMAAFPMCAACRKEYGDPLDRRFHAEPNACPACGPRLSVRGADGAPMESDDPIGIAAAAILGGSIVAVRGLGGFQLAVDATNDDAVRLLRKRKRREEKPFAVMFPDLRSARSAARVEAADEEILRSPAAPVLLLPARPRSPLAPSVSAGLPTAGIFLPYTPMHRMLLDRTGRPLVMTSGNATDEPIAIGNDEALSRLRGIADLFLLHDREVVQRTDDSVVRRVGRGIYPIRRARGFVPAPVTLPRSFPDVVGLGGELKSTFCFVKGDAAYLSQHIGDLELAPSRDFYEEAYRFFLRFLDARPRAACHDLHPAYFTTAFAERAGAERIFSLQHHKAHLYSVLAETGFDGKAVGVAFDGTGYGEDGAIWGGEFFAVDGMEVRRAGRLAYFPLPGGDAAVREPWRTALSLLRETLGAAEAETAARELFPDVPRDSIRLLLEALEKKINVAPTSSAGRLFDAVSAICGLCVRSSYEGQAPMRLEGAAARAVAGTYPFTLPEVGGQLTVDWSELVRGTVSDARGGLPAGTISRRFHDTLASAVVVAASRLAESAGARHVILSGGVFQNVTLLSRVLSGLRKRKLSPLIHRQVPANDGGISLGQAYYAAAQVAGG
- the hypB gene encoding hydrogenase nickel incorporation protein HypB, whose translation is MRIEVERAILQSADEAAAAIRELLSGRKIFALNLLSSPGSGKTTLIEALLARFDGKGGVAVVEGDIETEIDAERIRKHGVQVRQINTHSACHIQPTRLLSVLREMDLSETRLLLVENVGNLVCPAEVSLGEDARVVLLSVTEGDEKPLKYPLVFKTSDLLVITKTDLLPYVTFDVERVRRAARAANPAVQIFEVSATTGAGMSLLLDRIEALRAAKNG
- a CDS encoding hydrogenase small subunit; the protein is MLTKRGYGLSRRDFIRLAGGTVAALGLSGTLTPKLARAIEKAAAGRPKVVWLHFASDTGCTESFIKSDHPSAGELVLDILSVDYHESIMAAAGKQADEVLAKAVAGKDYICVVEGGIPTVPGHGMIGGREMLAIAKEVCGNAKAVVAIGSCAVDGGVPAAKPNPSRILGVGEALGMKVVNLPCCPVNPEWLIGTVVYVLTMGKLPELDKKGRPLMFYGRKIHDNCPRRTHFDGGRFVEQFGSKEEAQGYCLYKMGCKGPEAWSECPKTRWNSKESWCIEIGSPCLGCSENRWTDNFAPFYGKLANVSLPFGDVTADKIGVGIAIATGAAIVGHAVVKASRGKSADDSKK
- a CDS encoding cytochrome b/b6 domain-containing protein encodes the protein MAEERYYKHDGVERFTHWAHMADTIVLILSGLQIHYPGFAVFGTMQTARFLHLASGYFFFFLGVLHIYFFFALGKRKIAMPHLEDLSGIGPVLKYYLVIDGKKPDYAKYNALQKISYAALFVVSFLQSVLGFALYWPVQMAAVFALFGDAVHVRIWHTTVMWVFLSFTAVHVYLVLTEDARLVKAMVDGFYYRKTADGG